One Aegilops tauschii subsp. strangulata cultivar AL8/78 chromosome 7, Aet v6.0, whole genome shotgun sequence genomic window carries:
- the LOC109764488 gene encoding protein REVEILLE 8 isoform X1 has product MVSMSTTPKPLEAGAAAAAVGGGGGDGGGGGGGKGKEQQQVVPVAAGPPMAVPADAAAAAEDARMKVRKPYTITKSRESWTEPEHDKFLEALQLFDRDWKKIEAFVGSKTVIQIRSHAQKYFLKVQKNGTGEHLPPPRPKRKAAHPYPQKASKTAPVAPQAVLSQQPAPPPPPPREQDGVDVSMDASMVVPNTNANAVVPSWDNALVQPTQVTSAIATNNCSSSIESQSGTWPTSEAVEQENVLPQMRAMPDFSQVYNFLGSVFDPDTTGHLQRLKAMDPIDVETVLLLMRNLSVNLINPEFEAHRQLLSSYGSGGDENKPEGMENFGSQSSHLPSMVTSE; this is encoded by the exons ATGGTGTCGATGAGCACGACGCCCAAGCCGCTCgaggccggggcggcggcggccgccgtGGGGGGAGGCGGAGGGGacggagggggagggggaggcgggAAGGGGAAGGAGCAGCAGCAGGTGGTGCCGGTGGCCGCGGGGCCGCCGATGGCCGTGCCggcggacgcggcggcggcggcggaggacgcCAGGATGAAGGTCAGGAAGCCCTACACCATCACCAAGTCCCGGGAGAGCTGGACCGAGCCCGAGCACGACAAGTTCCTCGAGGCCCTGCAGCT GTTTGATCGTGATTGGAAAAAGATAGAAGCATTTGTTGGCTCAAAAACTGTGATACAG ATAAGGAGCCATGCACAGAAGTACTTTTTGAAGGTTCAAAAGAACGGTACAGGCGAACATTTACCACCGCCTCGGCCGAAGCGTAAGGCAGCACATCCATATCCGCAGAAGGCCTCTAAAACTG CCCCTGTAGCACCCCAAGCTGTTTTATCACAACAACctgctcctcctccccctcctccgaGGGAGCAAGATGGTGTTGATGTGTCTATGGATGCATCTATGGTTGTACCAAACACAAATGCAAATGCGGTGGTGCCTTCCTGGGACAATGCTCTTGTTCAACCTACACAAG TTACAAGTGCCATTGCCACAAATAACTGCTCTAGTAGTATAGAGAGCCAATCTGGAACATGGCCAACCTCTGAAGCAGTTGAACAAGAAAATGTGCTGCCACAAATGCGGG CTATGCCAGATTTTTCACAAGTATACAACTTCCTGGGAAGTGTATTCGATCCAGATACAACTGGACATTTGCAGAGGTTAAAGGCAATGGATCCTATTGATGTGGAAACG GTACTACTGCTCATGCGAAATCTATCGGTGAACTTGATTAACCCAGAATTTGAGGCCCAT AGGCAGTTGCTCTCGTCGTATGGTTCTGGTGGAGACGAAAATAAACCTGAAGGCATGGAAAATTTCGGGTCCCAGAGTAGCCATCTCCCATCCAT GGTAACGAGTGAGTGA
- the LOC109764488 gene encoding protein REVEILLE 8 isoform X2, producing MVSMSTTPKPLEAGAAAAAVGGGGGDGGGGGGGKGKEQQQVVPVAAGPPMAVPADAAAAAEDARMKVRKPYTITKSRESWTEPEHDKFLEALQLFDRDWKKIEAFVGSKTVIQIRSHAQKYFLKVQKNGTGEHLPPPRPKRKAAHPYPQKASKTAPQAVLSQQPAPPPPPPREQDGVDVSMDASMVVPNTNANAVVPSWDNALVQPTQVTSAIATNNCSSSIESQSGTWPTSEAVEQENVLPQMRAMPDFSQVYNFLGSVFDPDTTGHLQRLKAMDPIDVETVLLLMRNLSVNLINPEFEAHRQLLSSYGSGGDENKPEGMENFGSQSSHLPSMVTSE from the exons ATGGTGTCGATGAGCACGACGCCCAAGCCGCTCgaggccggggcggcggcggccgccgtGGGGGGAGGCGGAGGGGacggagggggagggggaggcgggAAGGGGAAGGAGCAGCAGCAGGTGGTGCCGGTGGCCGCGGGGCCGCCGATGGCCGTGCCggcggacgcggcggcggcggcggaggacgcCAGGATGAAGGTCAGGAAGCCCTACACCATCACCAAGTCCCGGGAGAGCTGGACCGAGCCCGAGCACGACAAGTTCCTCGAGGCCCTGCAGCT GTTTGATCGTGATTGGAAAAAGATAGAAGCATTTGTTGGCTCAAAAACTGTGATACAG ATAAGGAGCCATGCACAGAAGTACTTTTTGAAGGTTCAAAAGAACGGTACAGGCGAACATTTACCACCGCCTCGGCCGAAGCGTAAGGCAGCACATCCATATCCGCAGAAGGCCTCTAAAACTG CACCCCAAGCTGTTTTATCACAACAACctgctcctcctccccctcctccgaGGGAGCAAGATGGTGTTGATGTGTCTATGGATGCATCTATGGTTGTACCAAACACAAATGCAAATGCGGTGGTGCCTTCCTGGGACAATGCTCTTGTTCAACCTACACAAG TTACAAGTGCCATTGCCACAAATAACTGCTCTAGTAGTATAGAGAGCCAATCTGGAACATGGCCAACCTCTGAAGCAGTTGAACAAGAAAATGTGCTGCCACAAATGCGGG CTATGCCAGATTTTTCACAAGTATACAACTTCCTGGGAAGTGTATTCGATCCAGATACAACTGGACATTTGCAGAGGTTAAAGGCAATGGATCCTATTGATGTGGAAACG GTACTACTGCTCATGCGAAATCTATCGGTGAACTTGATTAACCCAGAATTTGAGGCCCAT AGGCAGTTGCTCTCGTCGTATGGTTCTGGTGGAGACGAAAATAAACCTGAAGGCATGGAAAATTTCGGGTCCCAGAGTAGCCATCTCCCATCCAT GGTAACGAGTGAGTGA